One genomic region from Opitutales bacterium encodes:
- a CDS encoding DUF423 domain-containing protein, with protein MALGAFGAHALEEFLNEAGTKDTWETATFYQLTHAVAALSWMLSGRKNGPMLCWLWGSVIFSSSLYGLALEGPRWLGPITPIGGLIMLIGWVWASIALAIDQNRSSEEQN; from the coding sequence GTGGCTCTGGGTGCTTTCGGGGCGCATGCACTCGAGGAGTTTTTAAACGAAGCTGGGACAAAGGATACGTGGGAAACAGCCACTTTTTATCAACTGACGCACGCTGTGGCCGCTCTCTCATGGATGCTATCGGGCCGAAAAAATGGGCCTATGCTGTGTTGGTTGTGGGGCAGCGTCATCTTCTCGTCCTCGCTATATGGACTTGCACTAGAGGGGCCGCGCTGGCTCGGTCCGATCACTCCGATCGGTGGGCTAATCATGTTGATTGGCTGGGTTTGGGCATCTATTGCGTTGGCGATCGATCAGAATCGTTCATCGGAAGAACAAAATTAA
- the tal gene encoding transaldolase translates to METATAQSALELLKQHTTVVADTGDFEMIKEYAPQDATTNPTLILKAVQQDAYRPILDQAIADLKGTATGDVLIDAVIDRTLIAFGTEILKVVPGRVSTEVDARLSFDVEGTVKKARELIDLYAQAGIGKERVLIKIASTWEEIEASRILQKEGIDCNMTLLFSLAQAIGCAEAGSKLISPFVGRILDWYKAATGETYTAETDPGVVSVKSIYNYYKKFGYDTEVMGASFRNSGEILELAGCDLLTINTKLLDELSKMDGPVAAKLNVEDAKASDIEKIDMDERTFRWMMNEDQMATEKLSEGIRAFGKDMVTLREMIAEAL, encoded by the coding sequence ATGGAAACTGCAACCGCCCAAAGCGCTCTCGAACTCCTGAAACAGCACACCACCGTGGTGGCTGATACCGGGGATTTTGAGATGATCAAGGAATACGCGCCTCAAGACGCGACAACGAACCCGACTCTCATTTTAAAGGCGGTTCAACAGGACGCCTACCGTCCGATACTCGACCAAGCAATTGCTGACCTCAAGGGCACTGCCACGGGCGACGTTTTGATCGATGCGGTCATCGACCGCACGCTCATAGCTTTTGGGACTGAAATCTTGAAGGTCGTCCCAGGTCGTGTTTCGACGGAGGTAGATGCGCGTTTGTCCTTTGATGTCGAGGGCACTGTCAAGAAAGCTCGCGAATTGATTGACCTGTATGCCCAAGCCGGGATCGGCAAGGAGCGGGTCCTTATAAAAATCGCATCGACATGGGAGGAAATCGAAGCTTCTCGCATCCTGCAGAAGGAAGGCATCGATTGTAACATGACTCTATTGTTTTCACTCGCTCAGGCCATCGGCTGTGCCGAAGCGGGTTCTAAGCTGATCTCACCATTTGTTGGACGCATCCTCGACTGGTATAAGGCAGCTACTGGTGAGACTTATACTGCGGAAACTGATCCGGGTGTTGTCAGTGTAAAGTCCATCTATAACTACTACAAAAAGTTTGGTTATGATACCGAGGTGATGGGAGCGAGCTTCCGCAACAGCGGTGAAATCCTGGAATTGGCTGGATGTGATTTACTGACGATCAATACCAAGCTGCTCGATGAGCTCTCGAAGATGGATGGACCGGTCGCAGCTAAATTGAATGTCGAGGACGCGAAAGCTTCGGATATCGAAAAGATCGACATGGACGAGAGGACCTTCCGCTGGATGATGAACGAAGATCAGATGGCTACCGAGAAATTGAGCGAGGGTATTCGAGCCTTTGGCAAGGACATGGTAACGCTGCGCGAAATGATCGCCGAGGCACTCTGA
- a CDS encoding NUDIX domain-containing protein: MKMPSPIRLSVRAMLIRDGHILLNEHSGKDGYWYMTPGGGVEHNETLAEALVREIEEECGLTIEPGRLLFEREVIQDREPHSQLDPGFHQVELFYAARIVDETKKVALNLDEDQLGHRWVCLEDLPGLTVYPRDLDRRLQKLETLSLG, from the coding sequence ATGAAGATGCCTTCTCCAATAAGACTCAGTGTGCGTGCCATGTTGATCCGGGACGGCCATATTTTACTGAACGAACACAGCGGAAAAGACGGCTACTGGTATATGACCCCTGGGGGCGGCGTGGAACACAACGAAACTTTGGCTGAGGCGTTGGTTCGAGAAATCGAAGAAGAATGCGGCCTGACGATCGAACCGGGCCGACTGCTATTCGAGCGCGAAGTAATCCAGGATCGCGAACCGCACAGTCAGCTCGATCCGGGCTTTCACCAAGTAGAGCTGTTTTATGCAGCGCGTATCGTAGACGAAACCAAGAAGGTTGCCCTAAATCTAGATGAAGATCAATTGGGGCACCGTTGGGTATGCCTGGAAGACCTACCTGGCCTGACAGTCTATCCAAGGGATTTGGATAGACGGCTGCAGAAGCTGGAGACGCTTTCTTTGGGTTAA